The stretch of DNA CATCCAGGACACCCCGCCGCCACCGGCGTCctatcataatcatcatcagaaAGTACCGTATCGTCCGGCGATTGACGTTTCTTGAACACAGACGGAGGATCTCTCTCCGCTCTCTCCAGAGCTGATTTCACCTTGTCGAGAGTGCAAACGCTCTGGAAATTACTACTACTATTATTAGTAGTAGTGTTGTTTGGAGATAACGACAAAGGACGTGAAGAACGAGACGAAGGGAGTAGCTTAAGTTCAAGCGTCGACGTGGTGTCGTCGAAGAGGTTTAACAAAGGCTTCGGAGGATTACTATTACTCGGATTCGGTGGGAAATTCAAATCTTGAAACGTCGGTACTGTTTGATTCGATTGTTCTGCGTTTGATGAGCTCGTTGAATTGCATCGTTGCAAATACACTTTCCCTGACTgttcacacacacaaaaaaaaaaaaagatctaatcAGCCTAATCGCGATTTACATAGGAGAAAtctaacgtaaaaaaaaaaaatacaaaccttCAAATCGAGGCGTTTTTCATAACCGGAAGGGACTTGAAGGTCGAGGTCAAGCTCAAGAGAGCGATCACctgatcctcctcctcctcttccgcTTCCAAGGAGGTCGCGAGTCATGAGCGCAGTAGATTTGGTTCCGGGAGATTCTTTCACCACCGCTCGATCGTCTTTGTAACCGCTAAGTAACCGTACAAGAGAGCTGACGTCAGCAGCCATATCAGAGgaatctgagagagagagaaagagagagtaatTGTTGGGAGG from Camelina sativa cultivar DH55 chromosome 9, Cs, whole genome shotgun sequence encodes:
- the LOC104714200 gene encoding uncharacterized protein LOC104714200 yields the protein MAADVSSLVRLLSGYKDDRAVVKESPGTKSTALMTRDLLGSGRGGGGSGDRSLELDLDLQVPSGYEKRLDLKSGKVYLQRCNSTSSSNAEQSNQTVPTFQDLNFPPNPSNSNPPKPLLNLFDDTTSTLELKLLPSSRSSRPLSLSPNNTTTNNSSSNFQSVCTLDKVKSALERAERDPPSVFKKRQSPDDTVLSDDDYDRTPVAAGCPGCLSYVLVMMNNPKCPRCDTIVPLPAANSNSFKIKEKKKPKIDLNISI